A stretch of the Janthinobacterium sp. B9-8 genome encodes the following:
- a CDS encoding DNA-3-methyladenine glycosylase family protein has protein sequence MSAIYGKPAYWDQATAALAAADPVMAGLIASYPDISLEGRGEVFHTLARAIVGQQISVKAADSVWARFAAHLQKIEAARVLESSVEELRTCGLSARKVEYLYDLAKHQQAGLLDVALWHDLDDEAVIVKLVDIRGIGRWTAEMFLIFYLLRPNVLPLDDIGLLKAIALLYHDGERLPRGDISDLAHNWQPWCTVATWYLWRSLDPVPVEY, from the coding sequence ATGAGCGCTATTTACGGAAAGCCTGCATATTGGGACCAAGCCACTGCGGCGCTGGCTGCTGCCGATCCTGTGATGGCCGGTTTAATTGCCAGCTATCCCGATATCAGCCTGGAAGGGCGAGGTGAGGTGTTTCATACACTGGCCCGCGCCATCGTCGGCCAGCAAATCTCTGTAAAAGCTGCCGATTCGGTATGGGCTCGCTTTGCCGCGCATCTACAAAAGATTGAAGCTGCGCGCGTATTGGAAAGCAGCGTAGAAGAATTACGCACCTGCGGCTTATCGGCCCGTAAAGTGGAATATCTCTACGATTTGGCTAAGCACCAGCAGGCTGGCCTATTGGATGTAGCGCTTTGGCATGATTTGGATGACGAGGCTGTGATAGTCAAACTGGTGGATATTCGCGGTATAGGCCGCTGGACCGCCGAGATGTTTTTAATCTTCTACCTGCTCCGCCCCAATGTGCTGCCACTGGATGATATCGGCTTACTCAAAGCCATTGCGCTGCTCTACCACGATGGAGAGCGCCTACCACGAGGGGATATTAGTGACTTGGCGCATAATTGGCAACCTTGGTGCACTGTCGCCACATGGTATCTATGGCGCAGCTTGGATCCGGTGCCGGTGGAGTATTAG
- a CDS encoding DUF7668 domain-containing protein, with product MSNVVSVLKDKHGQQPVPSAWRNTFSEIVEAFKDKDFTLARGIACVRPISVEDAEGIADNIQNYGALLISLPEEAWQTSVCQWQEGHWSVMVDLFTESEGASDLVLHVRVYENGSAFVFEVHLVYVP from the coding sequence GTGAGCAACGTAGTATCTGTGTTGAAAGATAAGCACGGCCAGCAACCGGTTCCATCTGCATGGAGGAATACCTTTTCTGAAATCGTGGAGGCATTTAAGGATAAAGACTTTACACTTGCACGAGGGATAGCATGTGTGCGCCCGATTTCAGTAGAGGATGCGGAGGGAATCGCTGACAATATCCAGAATTATGGCGCTCTATTAATCAGCTTGCCAGAAGAAGCATGGCAGACATCTGTATGCCAATGGCAAGAGGGTCATTGGAGCGTTATGGTTGATCTGTTTACGGAGAGTGAGGGCGCTAGTGACTTGGTTCTGCATGTTCGAGTTTATGAGAATGGCTCGGCTTTTGTTTTTGAGGTTCACTTAGTGTATGTACCATGA
- a CDS encoding ParA family protein, with protein MTVIVVFNQKGGVGKTTVSANLAAAIAKNGVEPLLIDLDPQAHLTSLYGIKPKSSQSIYRFFQGASSLSDLIISRDDGINFVPSHLELGKVDAQLTRHKDHVWRLKLALTAEMLSGFGLPIIIDCTPTLGVLSFSAMFAADIILAPVAAEYLALNGALQLAQTLKGLEKFQARKPRRFLINRYTPGQITAETVAGQLTKHFPGEVLKTRIREQEALSAAVGSGANIFDFAPTSGAAADFTFLLDELIESNLISLSLDLPFE; from the coding sequence ATGACGGTTATTGTCGTTTTTAATCAAAAAGGTGGCGTAGGCAAAACCACAGTCAGCGCCAACCTAGCCGCCGCCATCGCCAAAAATGGCGTAGAGCCGCTGCTTATTGATTTAGACCCGCAAGCCCATCTCACCTCGCTCTACGGCATTAAACCCAAAAGCAGCCAAAGTATTTATCGCTTCTTTCAGGGCGCCAGTTCTTTATCTGACCTTATTATTAGCAGAGATGACGGCATCAATTTTGTGCCTTCGCATTTAGAGCTTGGAAAAGTAGACGCGCAGCTTACACGCCACAAAGATCATGTATGGCGGCTGAAGCTGGCACTCACAGCAGAAATGCTCTCTGGCTTTGGCCTGCCGATTATTATCGACTGCACTCCCACATTGGGCGTGTTGTCATTTTCGGCCATGTTTGCCGCCGACATCATCTTAGCCCCCGTTGCCGCTGAATACCTTGCGCTGAACGGCGCATTACAACTGGCGCAAACACTAAAAGGGCTCGAGAAGTTTCAAGCCAGAAAACCAAGACGCTTTTTAATTAACCGCTACACACCGGGGCAAATCACCGCCGAAACGGTAGCGGGCCAGCTCACCAAGCATTTCCCGGGCGAAGTGCTTAAAACACGGATCAGAGAACAAGAAGCGCTCTCGGCAGCGGTGGGCAGCGGCGCAAACATCTTCGACTTCGCCCCTACTTCTGGCGCAGCGGCTGATTTCACTTTCTTATTGGATGAGCTGATCGAATCAAACCTCATCTCGCTATCGCTTGATTTGCCGTTTGAGTGA
- the pta gene encoding phosphate acetyltransferase yields the protein MQTFFVAPTRQNVGLTSVSLGVVRALQHQGLKVGFVKPVSQEPQGIERSTHFAAQICQIECPQSLSIAQVIARVSAGQNDELLEDIVSLCMGAAHDVDVLVVEGMHLDPSNSFTARLNNEVARSLQAEVILVANARATGAIAESRLAASQLKNEGCKVAGVIFNKAPAQFDAASVQYELDGIPLWGVIKFDPALLAPRTLDIARHLNAEILIEGDIANRRVLETVIAARSVPEVIERLKAGALVISAGDRDDVMLATALAASTGVQLAGLLLTHSSKPDDRILELARQALTSGIPVLRTDSDSFNTAIRITQLPPAVAEDDSERMNLVLDAVAEQIDMSMLMNAVHVPPSTRMSPPAFRYQLIQKARSVRKTVVLPEGEEPRTIRAAIICEEKGIAHCVLLGKRATIEAIAAAQGVVLPASLEILDPDVVRHEYVAPMVELRKSKGLTAGQALQQLEDTVVLGTMMLAVNKVDGLVSGAIHTTASTVRPALQLIKTAPGSSIVSSVFFMLMPEQVLVYGDCAINPNPNATQLAEIAKQSADSARAFGVDPKVAMISYSTGISGAGADVDKVREATALAHSLYPDLVLDGPLQYDAASVSEVAAQKAPSSAVAGKATVFVFPDLNTGNTTYKAVQRSAHVVSVGPMLQGLRKPVNDLSRGALVDDIVFTIALTAIQAQDLAA from the coding sequence ATGCAAACCTTTTTTGTGGCTCCAACCCGACAAAATGTCGGCCTTACTTCGGTTTCTTTGGGTGTGGTTCGTGCCCTGCAACATCAAGGCTTAAAAGTAGGCTTTGTAAAGCCGGTATCCCAAGAGCCGCAGGGTATTGAGCGCTCCACGCATTTTGCCGCACAAATTTGCCAGATTGAATGCCCACAATCCTTATCGATTGCGCAAGTGATTGCCCGCGTGTCTGCCGGGCAGAATGATGAACTGCTGGAAGATATTGTCAGCCTTTGCATGGGCGCTGCTCACGATGTAGATGTGTTGGTTGTGGAGGGGATGCACCTTGATCCAAGCAATTCTTTTACAGCAAGGCTAAATAATGAAGTAGCGCGTAGCTTACAGGCAGAAGTCATTCTGGTGGCCAATGCTCGTGCCACAGGTGCCATTGCAGAGTCCCGTCTTGCCGCAAGCCAGCTTAAAAATGAAGGCTGCAAAGTGGCAGGGGTGATTTTTAATAAAGCACCAGCGCAATTTGATGCGGCATCTGTGCAGTATGAGCTGGATGGTATCCCGCTCTGGGGCGTGATTAAATTTGATCCCGCTTTGCTCGCCCCACGCACCCTAGATATTGCTCGCCATCTAAATGCTGAAATCCTGATCGAAGGCGATATCGCTAATCGCCGTGTATTAGAGACTGTGATTGCTGCGCGCTCTGTGCCTGAAGTGATTGAGCGTCTAAAAGCGGGAGCCTTGGTGATTAGCGCAGGGGATAGGGACGATGTGATGCTGGCAACGGCCTTGGCCGCGAGTACGGGCGTGCAATTGGCCGGCTTGCTGCTTACGCATTCGAGTAAGCCTGATGATCGTATTTTAGAGCTGGCCCGTCAGGCATTAACCAGTGGTATTCCGGTACTGCGTACCGATAGTGATAGTTTTAATACGGCGATTCGTATTACCCAGCTACCGCCTGCTGTGGCCGAGGACGATAGCGAGCGCATGAATCTGGTGCTAGATGCGGTCGCTGAACAAATTGATATGAGTATGCTAATGAATGCGGTGCACGTGCCGCCATCGACTCGCATGTCACCACCGGCTTTCCGCTATCAGCTGATTCAAAAAGCGCGCTCTGTACGTAAAACCGTAGTCTTGCCCGAGGGTGAAGAGCCGCGCACTATTCGTGCTGCCATTATTTGTGAAGAAAAAGGCATTGCCCACTGCGTATTGCTCGGTAAGCGCGCCACCATCGAAGCCATTGCTGCGGCACAAGGTGTAGTGCTGCCTGCTAGCTTGGAAATTCTTGATCCCGATGTGGTGCGCCATGAGTATGTGGCGCCGATGGTTGAGTTGCGTAAGAGCAAAGGCTTGACCGCAGGGCAGGCTTTGCAGCAGCTTGAAGATACCGTGGTGCTGGGCACAATGATGTTGGCCGTAAATAAGGTTGATGGCTTGGTGTCTGGTGCCATTCACACTACCGCCAGCACCGTGCGCCCAGCCTTGCAGCTAATTAAAACAGCGCCGGGCTCGTCGATTGTATCGTCGGTATTCTTTATGCTGATGCCAGAGCAAGTCTTGGTTTACGGCGATTGCGCGATCAACCCTAATCCAAATGCCACACAACTGGCAGAAATCGCCAAGCAAAGCGCCGATAGCGCCCGTGCTTTTGGTGTAGATCCTAAAGTGGCGATGATCAGCTACAGTACCGGTATCTCAGGCGCTGGGGCGGATGTTGATAAGGTGCGTGAAGCCACTGCACTGGCGCATAGCCTTTATCCTGATCTGGTCTTGGATGGCCCATTGCAGTATGACGCGGCATCGGTATCCGAAGTGGCCGCTCAAAAAGCGCCAAGCAGTGCGGTGGCAGGTAAAGCGACAGTCTTTGTGTTCCCAGACCTGAATACCGGCAATACCACTTACAAGGCCGTACAGCGTAGCGCCCATGTGGTGAGCGTTGGCCCGATGTTGCAGGGCTTGCGTAAACCGGTAAATGATCTGTCGCGCGGCGCTTTGGTCGACGATATTGTCTTTACCATTGCCTTGACCGCTATTCAGGCTCAGGATTTGGCTGCGTAA
- a CDS encoding AMP nucleosidase: MPYLPEFIAPTRHTDPRDALAQVRLIYESSVAHLRDAMQRFVAGEALPGHVRAYYPFVRIQTDTVARLTNESAHLSYGFVAGPGSFETSLTRPDLYDRYYLEQFTLLLQSHQNELEVGVSTQPMPVHFSFAEHDHIEGTLTAERRQLMRDMFDLPDLSAMDDGIANGTYEPKPGEPEPLSLFTAARVDYSLHRLRHYTGTVPEHFQNFVLFTNYQFYIDEFVRLGHECMQDANSEYVAFVEPGNVITRRVGLSAEVIDALGAAPPRLPQMPAYHLIRRDNTGISMVNIGVGPANAKTITDHIAVLRPHAWIMLGHCAGLRNSQQMGDYVLAHGYVREDHVLDEDLPLWVPVPALAEIQLALEAAVSQITEMKGAELKRIMRTGTVASTDNRNWELLPDNRPQRRFSQSRAIALDMESATIAANGFRFRVPYGTLLCVSDKPLHGEIKLPGMANHFYRERVDQHLRIGIRAMELLRDQGEGQLHSRKLRSFAEVAFQ, translated from the coding sequence ATGCCTTATCTACCTGAATTTATTGCCCCGACCCGCCATACAGATCCACGCGATGCCCTTGCGCAGGTGCGCTTGATTTATGAAAGCAGTGTGGCGCATTTGCGCGATGCCATGCAGCGTTTTGTGGCGGGGGAAGCCTTGCCCGGCCATGTTCGAGCCTATTATCCATTTGTAAGAATTCAAACCGATACCGTTGCAAGGCTCACTAATGAAAGTGCGCATCTAAGCTATGGCTTTGTGGCGGGGCCGGGGAGTTTTGAAACCAGCTTAACCCGCCCTGATCTTTACGATAGATATTATCTTGAGCAATTTACTCTGCTCTTACAAAGCCATCAGAACGAGCTGGAAGTTGGCGTAAGTACCCAGCCCATGCCAGTGCATTTTTCTTTTGCCGAGCACGATCATATTGAAGGCACACTCACCGCCGAGCGCCGCCAGCTGATGCGCGATATGTTTGATTTGCCTGATTTGTCGGCGATGGATGATGGCATTGCCAACGGCACTTACGAGCCTAAGCCGGGCGAGCCGGAGCCGCTGTCTTTGTTTACTGCAGCGCGGGTTGATTACTCCCTGCACCGCTTGCGTCATTACACGGGCACCGTGCCCGAGCATTTTCAGAATTTTGTGCTGTTCACCAATTACCAGTTCTATATCGATGAGTTTGTGCGCCTTGGCCATGAATGCATGCAAGACGCGAATAGCGAATATGTTGCCTTTGTAGAGCCGGGTAATGTGATTACTCGCCGTGTGGGGCTGAGTGCCGAGGTGATTGATGCGCTGGGTGCGGCACCACCGCGCCTGCCGCAAATGCCTGCTTATCATTTGATTCGCCGCGACAATACCGGCATTAGCATGGTGAATATCGGCGTTGGTCCCGCTAATGCCAAGACCATCACCGACCATATCGCCGTCTTGCGTCCTCATGCGTGGATCATGCTCGGCCATTGCGCTGGCCTACGTAATTCGCAGCAAATGGGTGATTACGTACTGGCGCACGGCTATGTGCGTGAAGATCATGTGCTCGACGAAGATTTGCCACTCTGGGTGCCGGTGCCCGCTCTGGCAGAAATTCAGCTCGCATTAGAAGCCGCCGTATCGCAAATCACCGAAATGAAAGGGGCTGAGCTCAAACGCATTATGCGCACCGGCACCGTGGCGAGTACCGATAACCGCAATTGGGAATTGCTTCCTGACAATCGTCCACAAAGACGCTTTAGCCAAAGCCGTGCCATTGCGCTAGATATGGAAAGCGCCACCATTGCCGCCAACGGTTTCAGATTCCGCGTGCCTTACGGTACTTTGCTTTGCGTCAGCGACAAACCGCTGCATGGTGAAATCAAACTCCCCGGCATGGCGAATCACTTCTACCGCGAGCGGGTCGATCAGCATTTACGAATTGGCATTAGAGCGATGGAATTGCTGCGCGATCAAGGCGAAGGCCAGCTGCATAGCCGTAAGCTAAGAAGTTTTGCTGAGGTGGCGTTTCAGTAA
- a CDS encoding radical SAM protein: protein MRSSLRTKIALISHGIDFDIDMFAATSRRYYENTYGYCITNRNVKREHRIPQVLLLGDELVVSVLRREGSPWRLRFEGDRLALYYEDEYRQDVDLPEALPFFGKTLKDGARTDDVISAYGAVTPGFFLYPDCHYFDKGKPCGFCSLRKARHTVGKPLVTELSRERVMETTQIIQNSGWNIPMITNTCGTPPDDEGTRRAILEPLQAIRDARAPGIRMHVLAHPPNDFHLIDEYKAAGVTSIAFNLEVYGREDFARICPGKDQHYGYDRWWDALEYAKDVFGPYEVYCGLVWGVEPIQSSMEGMEAILSRGIGLATNVFHADPGSVMAKHPHPSEDDIIALAQWEEKLYQKYPKANTIYDISMRNTIDWEIHNHYMESAK, encoded by the coding sequence ATGCGATCTTCCCTGAGAACAAAAATTGCCTTGATTTCTCATGGCATCGACTTCGATATTGACATGTTCGCCGCTACCAGCCGGCGCTATTACGAAAATACATACGGCTACTGCATCACTAACCGCAACGTCAAACGTGAGCATCGCATTCCACAGGTGCTGTTGCTGGGGGACGAACTTGTGGTTTCCGTTTTACGTCGCGAAGGCTCACCTTGGCGCCTTCGCTTCGAGGGAGACCGGCTGGCGCTTTACTACGAGGATGAGTATCGTCAGGATGTCGATTTGCCCGAGGCCCTGCCATTTTTCGGAAAAACACTCAAGGATGGTGCACGAACCGACGATGTGATCTCCGCCTATGGCGCCGTGACGCCGGGATTTTTTCTTTATCCGGATTGCCACTATTTCGACAAGGGAAAACCCTGCGGTTTCTGCTCGTTGCGCAAGGCTCGCCACACAGTTGGGAAACCACTGGTCACGGAGCTCAGTCGTGAACGGGTGATGGAGACGACTCAGATAATCCAGAATTCCGGCTGGAATATCCCAATGATTACCAATACCTGCGGTACACCACCTGACGACGAAGGCACTCGGCGCGCGATTCTCGAACCGCTGCAGGCAATACGCGATGCACGCGCCCCTGGTATTCGCATGCACGTCCTAGCTCATCCTCCCAATGACTTTCATCTGATCGACGAATACAAAGCAGCTGGCGTCACTTCAATCGCATTCAATCTCGAAGTGTATGGGCGCGAAGACTTCGCCCGTATTTGCCCAGGAAAAGATCAACACTACGGTTATGACCGCTGGTGGGATGCGCTGGAATATGCGAAGGATGTCTTCGGCCCCTACGAAGTCTATTGCGGGTTGGTATGGGGCGTAGAGCCGATTCAAAGTAGCATGGAAGGGATGGAAGCGATTTTATCCCGCGGCATTGGACTTGCCACCAATGTGTTTCATGCTGACCCAGGTTCTGTCATGGCAAAACACCCGCACCCCTCTGAGGACGACATTATCGCGTTGGCACAATGGGAGGAAAAGCTGTACCAGAAGTACCCCAAGGCAAACACCATTTACGACATTAGCATGAGAAATACCATCGATTGGGAAATCCACAATCACTATATGGAGTCAGCGAAATGA
- a CDS encoding phosphoribosyltransferase, translated as MKKIDHYSWETIDLLTRQLASSIKEPFDAMVCVLRGGAVPGAILANELGIDLMMGMKVVQNGQISGVNKAGMAYEAEKAVIRVPLNDVSLAGKRVLVVDDVLDSGETAALVVEEVRRRGAVVVKLATLQVKTYSRFKPDYFVEETCNWIFYPWMSMRELGEMEERLQAPLRENRE; from the coding sequence ATGAAGAAAATTGACCACTACAGCTGGGAAACGATCGACCTTTTGACGCGACAGCTTGCATCAAGCATCAAAGAGCCGTTTGACGCAATGGTGTGCGTGCTACGTGGTGGCGCCGTTCCGGGCGCGATACTCGCCAACGAACTGGGTATCGACTTGATGATGGGCATGAAGGTTGTTCAGAACGGCCAAATTAGCGGTGTTAACAAGGCTGGAATGGCTTACGAGGCAGAAAAAGCCGTAATCCGGGTCCCGTTGAACGATGTCAGCCTTGCTGGCAAGCGTGTGCTTGTTGTTGACGACGTGCTGGACTCTGGTGAGACCGCGGCATTGGTAGTCGAGGAAGTGCGACGGCGCGGCGCGGTGGTCGTCAAGCTTGCGACATTGCAAGTCAAGACCTACTCGCGCTTCAAGCCAGATTATTTCGTTGAGGAAACCTGCAATTGGATTTTCTACCCATGGATGTCCATGCGTGAGCTCGGAGAGATGGAGGAGCGCTTGCAGGCGCCGTTACGGGAGAATCGGGAGTGA
- a CDS encoding glycosyltransferase has product MSILIPLFNAASTIERCLEGILSNDLGQVTQVVLVLDRCTDDSEQVARRFEARLAQFEVSLCIVSLPEFQAGKVAAILYGGQFLTAQTVLLLDADIVLAPSALAELFEFHSRSTAPFSSCLIYPLQEPGQRQTLSSHIVCNNRLYRQSVLQWVKNENSVANFPGGLHLIDFASYRELLVEGFLEDLSATYQVLSSGGSIPILPRVLAWEIERQTIRGLFLQRLRWTIGAIQHLPVQMRTARMQPTLKRRILVNSYHVMWEFQHYVIAVATFAAPFSGRLWPVMLLPLALYSLQIARSVYLTRNDYRNSLVGIALHCIVFPMVISAALLGSALLLLKTRRFFFDTSLLFRRD; this is encoded by the coding sequence GTGTCCATCCTGATTCCATTGTTCAATGCAGCATCCACAATCGAACGATGCCTAGAAGGAATTCTATCGAACGATCTTGGCCAGGTTACTCAGGTCGTGCTGGTGCTTGATCGTTGCACAGATGACAGCGAACAAGTGGCGCGTCGTTTTGAGGCTAGGCTTGCACAGTTTGAAGTGTCATTATGCATCGTTTCGCTGCCTGAGTTCCAGGCCGGAAAAGTTGCGGCGATCTTATATGGGGGGCAATTTCTGACCGCGCAAACGGTATTGCTGTTGGACGCCGACATCGTGCTAGCGCCAAGTGCGCTGGCAGAGCTGTTTGAATTTCATTCACGATCAACAGCGCCATTCAGCTCCTGCTTGATCTATCCACTCCAAGAACCGGGTCAGAGGCAGACGCTCTCGTCGCATATCGTTTGCAATAATCGTCTATATAGACAAAGCGTTCTGCAATGGGTCAAGAACGAAAACTCGGTCGCGAACTTTCCTGGTGGTTTGCATCTGATTGATTTTGCCAGTTACCGTGAACTCCTTGTGGAGGGGTTTCTTGAAGATCTGAGCGCGACATACCAAGTACTCAGTTCCGGCGGGAGTATTCCAATATTACCGCGTGTACTGGCTTGGGAGATCGAAAGACAGACGATCCGTGGTCTATTTCTACAGCGTCTACGCTGGACCATCGGAGCGATCCAACATTTGCCCGTACAAATGCGTACCGCGCGGATGCAGCCCACGCTGAAGCGTAGAATTCTCGTGAACTCTTATCATGTTATGTGGGAATTTCAGCACTATGTGATTGCCGTGGCAACTTTCGCAGCGCCGTTTTCTGGTCGTTTATGGCCTGTCATGTTGCTGCCGCTAGCATTGTATTCGTTGCAAATAGCACGTTCGGTCTATCTGACGCGTAACGACTACAGAAACTCGCTTGTCGGCATTGCGCTGCATTGTATTGTATTTCCGATGGTGATCTCGGCGGCTTTGCTTGGGTCCGCCTTATTACTCCTAAAAACGCGACGCTTCTTCTTCGACACGTCATTGCTTTTTCGCCGCGACTGA
- a CDS encoding PhoH family protein codes for MQSKAGCCYQTHHPVLATRATTHPLFRSRSFIMASRKTKAASVTKLFVLDTNVLMHDPTSLFRFEEHDLFLPMMTLEELDNNKKGTSEVARNARQASRFLEELISGKELDLHGGVLLNLASKGQALGRLFMQTEAITSVLPAQLPMGKADNQILGVVHHLQQMHTARQVILVSKDINMRIKARAMGLAAEDYFNDKVLEDTDLLYTGMREINQKFWERNGKDLQSWQEGGRSYWKIKGPDCSELYVNQLLYQAGDTPLSARVVNVEGKTALIESLKDYSHHKNAIWGIVARNREQNFALNLLMNPDVDFVSLLGQAGTGKTLLTLAASLAQTLESKIYSEIIMTRVTVPVGEDIGFLPGTEEEKMMPWMGALEDNLDVLNQSDAEAGDWGRAATRDLIRSRIKVKSLNFMRGRTFLKKFLIIDEAQNLTPKQMKTLITRAGPGTKVVCLGNISQIDTPYLTEGSSGLTYVVDRFKTWEHSGHITLTRGERSRLADYAAEAL; via the coding sequence ATGCAGAGCAAGGCAGGCTGTTGTTATCAAACACATCATCCTGTACTTGCCACGCGGGCAACAACACATCCACTCTTCCGTTCTAGGAGTTTCATCATGGCAAGCCGCAAGACAAAAGCCGCGAGTGTCACCAAGCTCTTCGTTCTGGATACCAATGTTTTAATGCACGACCCCACCTCCTTATTCCGCTTTGAGGAGCACGATCTCTTTCTACCGATGATGACTTTAGAAGAGCTCGACAACAACAAAAAAGGCACATCCGAAGTCGCCCGCAATGCTCGGCAAGCCAGCCGTTTTCTGGAAGAACTCATTTCCGGCAAAGAACTTGATCTGCATGGCGGTGTTTTACTCAACCTAGCCAGCAAAGGGCAAGCGCTAGGACGGCTGTTTATGCAGACCGAAGCCATTACCAGCGTCCTGCCAGCCCAACTCCCTATGGGCAAAGCCGACAACCAGATTCTGGGCGTCGTTCACCACCTGCAACAAATGCACACCGCCCGCCAAGTGATCTTGGTTTCCAAAGACATCAATATGCGCATCAAAGCGCGGGCGATGGGTTTGGCGGCGGAAGATTACTTTAACGATAAAGTTTTAGAAGATACCGATCTGCTTTACACCGGCATGCGCGAAATCAACCAGAAGTTCTGGGAGCGCAACGGCAAAGACCTACAAAGCTGGCAAGAAGGCGGCCGCAGCTACTGGAAAATCAAAGGACCAGATTGCAGCGAGCTTTACGTCAACCAGCTCCTTTATCAGGCGGGCGACACGCCCTTATCTGCCCGCGTCGTCAATGTGGAAGGTAAAACAGCACTCATCGAAAGCCTAAAAGACTACAGCCACCACAAAAATGCCATCTGGGGCATCGTCGCCCGCAATCGCGAGCAAAACTTCGCACTCAACCTGCTTATGAACCCCGATGTCGATTTTGTCTCGCTACTTGGGCAGGCAGGCACGGGTAAGACGCTACTGACACTGGCCGCCAGCCTTGCGCAAACGCTGGAATCCAAGATTTACAGTGAAATCATCATGACTCGCGTCACTGTGCCTGTAGGCGAAGACATTGGCTTCCTACCCGGCACCGAAGAAGAGAAAATGATGCCGTGGATGGGCGCACTCGAAGACAATCTGGATGTACTCAACCAATCTGATGCAGAAGCTGGGGACTGGGGCCGCGCCGCCACGCGCGATTTAATTCGCTCACGCATCAAAGTGAAATCGCTCAACTTTATGCGCGGCCGTACCTTCCTCAAGAAATTCCTGATTATCGACGAGGCGCAAAACTTAACCCCTAAGCAAATGAAAACCCTCATCACCCGCGCCGGCCCCGGCACCAAGGTGGTGTGCTTAGGCAACATCAGCCAGATCGATACGCCCTACCTCACCGAAGGCAGCTCGGGACTGACTTACGTGGTCGATCGCTTTAAAACGTGGGAGCACTCCGGCCACATCACCCTCACCCGAGGTGAGAGATCCAGACTGGCGGATTACGCGGCAGAGGCTCTGTAG
- a CDS encoding peroxiredoxin: MPNKLCPELKLATTSNLHFDTTALKGQAFVLYFYPKDSTPGCTTEGGDFRDHHAEFLAAQCTIFGISRDSLKSHENFKAKQEYPFELVSDPEETACLAFDVMKQKKMYGKDVRGIERSTFVINKEGEIAKEWRGVKVPGHVAEVLEFVKTL; this comes from the coding sequence ATGCCAAACAAGCTTTGTCCAGAATTAAAACTCGCCACCACATCCAATCTGCACTTTGATACCACCGCACTGAAAGGCCAGGCCTTTGTGCTCTATTTCTACCCCAAGGACAGCACCCCAGGCTGCACCACCGAAGGCGGTGATTTTCGCGATCATCATGCCGAGTTCCTTGCCGCCCAATGCACCATTTTCGGCATTTCCAGAGACAGCCTTAAGAGCCACGAAAACTTCAAAGCCAAACAAGAATATCCTTTCGAGCTGGTTTCTGACCCGGAAGAGACAGCTTGCCTCGCTTTTGATGTCATGAAGCAAAAGAAGATGTATGGTAAAGATGTAAGGGGAATTGAGCGCAGTACCTTTGTGATTAACAAGGAAGGAGAAATCGCCAAAGAATGGCGCGGCGTCAAAGTGCCGGGTCATGTAGCAGAAGTACTGGAGTTTGTAAAAACGTTGTAA
- the dcd gene encoding dCTP deaminase, translating into MSIKSDKWIRRMASEHGMIEPFVPGQVKEVNGERIVSYGTSSYGYDIRCADEFKVFTNINSTIVDPKNFDEGSFVNVSGKGYCIIPPNSFALARTVEYFRIPRNALTVCLGKSTYARCGIIVNVTPFEPEWEGYVTLEFSNTTPLPAKIYANEGVAQVLFFEADADDVCETSYRDRGGKYQGQSGVTLPKT; encoded by the coding sequence ATGAGTATCAAATCTGATAAGTGGATTCGCCGCATGGCCAGCGAGCACGGCATGATCGAGCCGTTTGTGCCCGGCCAGGTTAAAGAAGTGAATGGCGAACGTATTGTTTCTTATGGTACTTCCAGCTACGGCTACGATATTCGCTGTGCCGATGAGTTTAAGGTTTTTACCAATATTAACTCGACGATTGTTGACCCAAAAAACTTTGATGAAGGCAGCTTTGTGAATGTTTCTGGTAAGGGATATTGCATTATCCCGCCAAATTCTTTCGCATTGGCACGCACTGTGGAATATTTCCGTATTCCGCGTAATGCCTTGACTGTGTGTTTGGGTAAATCCACTTACGCGCGTTGCGGCATTATTGTGAATGTCACCCCGTTTGAGCCGGAGTGGGAAGGTTATGTGACGCTGGAATTCTCTAACACCACGCCGCTCCCTGCCAAAATTTACGCTAACGAAGGCGTGGCGCAGGTCTTGTTCTTTGAGGCGGACGCAGATGATGTATGCGAAACTTCCTACCGCGATCGCGGCGGTAAATATCAGGGCCAAAGTGGCGTAACGCTGCCTAAGACCTAA